The Chiloscyllium punctatum isolate Juve2018m chromosome 2, sChiPun1.3, whole genome shotgun sequence genome has a window encoding:
- the foxb2 gene encoding forkhead box protein B2, translating to MPRPGKNSYSDQKPPYSYISLTAMAIQSSAEKMLPLSDIYKFIMDRFPYYRENTQRWQNSLRHNLSFNDCFIKIPRRPDQPGKGSFWALHPDCGDMFENGSFLRRRKRFKVHRSEHLSAKNSQMIHYFQQHHHHHQQQQAKLGLATPETAPGMGRIPHFQPYGVNGPQSTGFKHPFAIENIIGRDYKNMMASGLPLASVMHHLGYPVPSQLSNMVGSMWPHVGVIDSMAPMPVSPDYNPFGVPMKTICHPGTQTMPAVPVPIKPTVSLASISTMPVPGALPGSATQICPSSSSTSLHLDQTRSAPSEGKTSSLHSVLVHS from the coding sequence ATGCCTCGCCCCGGGAAAAATTCCTACAGTGACCAAAAACCTCCTTACTCGTACATCTCACTGACTGCGATGGCTATCCAGAGTTCAGCCGAGAAGATGCTGCCGTTGAGTGATATTTACAAATTTATCATGGACAGGTTTCCCTATTACCGAGAGAACACTCAGCGCTGGCAGAACTCTCTCCGCCACAATCTCTCCTTTAACGATTGCTTCATCAAGATCCCACGCAGACCGGACCAGCCGGGCAAAGGCAGTTTCTGGGCACTTCACCCGGACTGTGGCGATATGTTCGAGAATGGGAGTTTTCTCCGCCGCCGTAAGAGGTTTAAGGTGCACCGCTCTGAACACTTGTCCGCCAAAAACTCACAAATGATCCATTATTTCCAAcagcaccaccatcaccatcagcaGCAACAAGCCAAGTTGGGACTGGCCACACCGGAGACGGCCCCAGGTATGGGGCGCATACCCCATTTCCAGCCCTATGGAGTCAACGGGCCCCAATCAACTGGATTTAAGCACCCGTTCGCCATCGAGAACATCATTGGAAGGGACTATAAGAACATGATGGCCAGTGGACTCCCTTTAGCCTCTGTAATGCATCACCTCGGTTACCCAGTGCCCAGCCAACTCAGTAACATGGTAGGATCCATGTGGCCTCATGTTGGTGTCATAGACTCGATGGCCCCCATGCCAGTTTCTCCAGATTACAATCCATTTGGGGTGCCCATGAAGACAATCTGTCACCCGGGCACGCAGACTATGCCAGCCGTCCCCGTGCCCATCAAACCTACAGTGTCACTGGCGTCCATCTCCACAATGCCTGTGCCAGGAGCCCTGCCAGGCAGTGCCACGCAGATCTGTCCTTCTTCATCTTCAACCTCCTTACATCTAGATCAGACTCGGTCAGCACCCAGTGAGGGCAAAACTAGCTCATTGCACTCGGTGCTTGTCCATTCCTGA